One part of the Oncorhynchus clarkii lewisi isolate Uvic-CL-2024 chromosome 7, UVic_Ocla_1.0, whole genome shotgun sequence genome encodes these proteins:
- the LOC139413371 gene encoding zinc fingers and homeoboxes protein 3-like, whose protein sequence is MASKRKSTVPCMIPSKNKHMREEIILGCLPELLPTIPEDSILSISGEDGRHFFQDSSRPEGGDRWQKGGTYSCPPCHFESRDLNYFLDHLHSCHIDFRAQPSFYCLICGVSVVRFEALALHNSKAHPGVSGGSVTVSLHVRKSDGATIVEQSLYTTNGEDSNDPAISFTKTPIVRMMKAKGQHKKIVVSHTVEVRRIDTGKEMKQTDPNILTNVPKLQNGSLSGTSGPAMLRKPHTHVITTTVPNQAYHQHSPPTFSFSSSSSDSIKNLPKVMIPLSSIPTYDAAMDTSSFLKTSFGKFPYPTKAELCYLTVVSDWPEELIKLWFTAHRLKQGISWSPEEIEEARRKMFSTVFQGTAPPKQPPKQRHNNHVVNQHTVHAQPAPVGPSHQAARVSHGSVVSRHAGVIATSASISASGHPVTTRVSYVAPTMIPPKYQTVVSGTTQVVARNTIPTTVPSLESDKSVAQRLGLVGNNGCVISTISRSSSSSSSCSSSSSISSYSSISTDAGDHGTRKPISIISCTSNIGNNDDCLTDSHDKPNNQSSRHYSIPSVLEGFSSSNKSKVVMSNTGKSNVIAYNIHSNGNTANQDHYPSTMGDDDRNDNNIHKSNNGSMSSGYSSTSNNDNVNNLNHASKAQNENTSTSVIAKSSGISIVEDGKCTKEVPMKAMSVLQQLIKEEDHFGDDRTCPELKVDPIKIKPGSEAFPPELKSETHISDLSHPSFSAPWGRKTPRQVHLLRQAFTSTRWPSSQQSEELSIMTGLPKTEVVRWFSDSRYIHKNSQLKWLEGYQCLPAEGEEGKGHRDQNAGALINPQEVHRKLVEQEVNKQLDGGPEGLSSGQRGFWWGADTQRPLLSPAGPEETGERERAVDTGNAEGLHGHWAEREDDHQQPVTSQAFGEQQTEPRDRLIIELLEV, encoded by the coding sequence atgGCCAGCAAGAGAAAGTCAACAGTGCCATGCATGATCCCATCCAAAAACAAACACATGCGTGAGGAGATCATACTTGGCTGCCTCCCTGAGCTCCTACCCACAATCCCAGAGGACAGCATCCTCAGCATATCTGGAGAAGACGGACGCCATTTCttccaggattcctccagacCTGAAGGGGGTGACAGATGGCAGAAAGGGGGCACATACAGCTGCCCACCTTGCCACTTTGAGTCCAGAGATCTGAACTACTTTTTGGACCACCTGCACAGCTGCCACATAGACTTCAGGGCCCAGCCCAGTTTCTACTGCCTGATCTGTGGTGTGTCAGTGGTCAGGTTTGAGGCCCTAGCCCTGCACAACTCTAAAGCCCACCCTGGGGTGTCGGGGGGCTCTGTCACTGTGTCCCTGCATGTCAGGAAGAGCGATGGGGCGACTATCGTGGAGCAGAGCCTGTACACAACAAATGGGGAGGACTCTAACGATCCTGCAATCTCCTTCACTAAAACTCCTATAGTGAGAATGATGAAGGCCAAGGGACAGCACAAGAAGATTGTAGTCTCCCACACAGTAGAGGTGCGGAGGATAGACACTGGGAAGGAGATGAAGCAGACAGACCCCAACATTTTGACGAATGTGCCTAAACTACAGAATGGGTCTCTCAGTGGGACCAGTGGCCCTGCTATGTTGAGGAAACCTCACACTCATGTGATAACGACAACGGTGCCCAATCAAGCCTATCACCAGCACAGCCCTCCCACTTTCTcattctcctcctcatcctccgaTTCCATTAAAAACCTCCCAAAGGTGATGATTCCCCTGAGCAGCATCCCCACCTATGATGCTGCCATGGACACCAGCAGTTTTCTCAAGACTTCCTTTGGAAAGTTCCCCTACCCGACCAAAGCTGAGCTTTGCTACCTGACCGTGGTCTCTGATTGGCCAGAGGAGCTGATCAAACTCTGGTTTACCGCCCATAGACTCAAACAGGGCATCAGCTGGTCCCCcgaggagatagaggaggccaGGAGGAAGATGTTCAGCACTGTCTTCCAAGGAACAGCACCCCCAAAACAGCCCCCTAAGCAACGGCACAACAATCATGTTGTAAACCAACACACTGTCCATGCCCAGCCTGCTCCAGTGGGCCCCAGCCACCAGGCTGCCAGGGTGTCCCATGGTAGTGTAGTGAGCAGGCATGCTGGAGTCATAGCCACTTCGGCTAGCATTTCAGCCTCTGGTCACCCGGTCACCACTAGGGTCTCTTATGTCGCCCCAACCATGATCCCCCCAAAATATCAGACAGTGGTCAGCGGAACAACGCAGGTAGTAGCCAGGAACACTATCCCCACTACTGTGCCCAGCCTGGAGTCTGACAAGAGTGTTGCGCAAAGGTTGGGATTGGTGGGAAACAACGGTTGTGTCATTAGCACCATCAGCagaagcagcagtagcagtagtagttgcagtagcagcagcagcatcagtagtTACTCCTCCATTAGTACTGACGCCGGGGACCATGGCACTAGGAAACCAATCAGCATCATCAGTTGCACCTCCAACATTGGCAATAATGATGATTGTCTCACTGACAGCCATGACAAACCAAACAATCAAAGCAGCAGACACTATAGCATACCATCTGTCCTGGAAGGCTTCAGCAGCAGCAACAAAAGTAAAGTGGTCATGAGTAATACCGGCAAATCTAACGTTATCGCCTATAACATCCATAGCAACGGCAACACAGCTAATCAGGATCATTACCCATCAACAATGGGTGATGATGACCGTAACGACAACAATATCCACAAGTCCAACAACGGCAGTATGAGTAGTGGCTACTCCAGCACTAGCAATAATGATAATGTCAACAACCTGAACCATGCCAGCAAAGCCCAAAACGAAAACACCAGCACCAGTGTCATTGCCAAAAGCAGCGGCATATCTATTGTAGAGGATGGCAAATGCACGAAGGAGGTTCCTATGAAAGCTATGTCAGTCCTGCAGCAGCTTATCAAGGAGGAAGACCATTTTGGGGATGACAGGACCTGCCCTGAACTAAAAGTTGACCCCATAAAGATCAAACCTGGTTCAGAGGCCTTCCCTCCAGAGCTCAAGTCTGAGACGCACATCTCAGACCTGTCACACCCGTCCTTCTCTGCCCCCTGGGGCAGGAAAACACCCAGGCAGGTGCACCTTCTGAGACAGGCATTCACCAGCACACGCTGGCCCAGCAGCCAGCAGTCCGAGGAGCTGAGTATCATGACGGGTCTGCCCAAGACAGAGGTGGTCCGCTGGTTCAGTGACAGCCGCTATATTCACAAGAACAGCCAGCTGAAATGGCTGGAGGGCTACCAGTGCCTACCagcagagggggaggaaggaaaaGGCCACAGAGACCAAAACGCAGGGGCACTGATCAACCCTCAGGAGGTTCATAGGAAACTGGTGGAGCAGGAGGTGAACAAGCAGCTTGATGGAGGACCTGAG